A window from Candidatus Nitrospira neomarina encodes these proteins:
- the lptE gene encoding LPS assembly lipoprotein LptE: MSGWGILLCLTAGCGYQFTVEGPGPVIGGSADHVAQGPPVRLVLPVLKNNSFEPNLEFKYTRYLRQAFQSVGTAEFVDDASAEFVMEGAILSVGLSSLAFTRTQTQESRVMVKVLLKVKDRKTKKVRWSQIGTGTAEFFVNATSTSDAERGLQFNRVLQDRAIEQAGQQVAADLADQFLGAREQGVFDSNRKATIPDPESGGGESPEISAPYGDLITPGAQLP, translated from the coding sequence ATGAGCGGATGGGGCATCTTGCTGTGTCTGACTGCTGGATGTGGGTATCAATTCACGGTTGAGGGGCCGGGGCCGGTCATCGGGGGGAGTGCCGACCACGTGGCGCAAGGCCCGCCGGTTCGTCTGGTCCTTCCTGTGCTTAAAAATAACAGCTTTGAACCAAACCTGGAATTCAAATACACCAGGTACCTTCGCCAGGCCTTCCAATCGGTCGGAACCGCCGAATTTGTCGATGATGCCTCGGCCGAATTTGTGATGGAAGGCGCGATTCTATCGGTCGGGCTTTCCTCATTAGCCTTTACTCGCACGCAGACACAAGAAAGCCGGGTTATGGTGAAAGTGTTGTTGAAGGTGAAGGATCGGAAAACTAAGAAAGTCCGATGGTCTCAAATCGGAACCGGTACAGCCGAATTTTTTGTGAATGCTACATCCACGTCGGATGCCGAGAGGGGATTGCAATTTAACCGGGTTTTGCAGGACCGGGCGATTGAACAAGCGGGGCAACAAGTGGCTGCCGATTTAGCCGATCAATTTTTGGGGGCCAGGGAGCAGGGGGTTTTTGACAGTAATAGAAAGGCGACCATCCCGGATCCGGAATCGGGTGGTGGTGAATCCCCCGAGATCTCAGCGCCTTACGGAGATCTCATCACTCCAGGGGCTCAATTGCCTTGA
- the holA gene encoding DNA polymerase III subunit delta, whose translation MKVHELQSQINRHGLSPLYLVIGEEPYFRDQALSMLRAAGQEKDASTSSDHSTAHDSSQMFHVDVVYGDETDASEILAISEEASFFSSRRLLIIKWADKLSARDGEALMPYFQAPNETTTMVITAGKLDGRTKWVQELKKRGTVVECAPLFEGQRAGWVTQRARELDLQLEDSALEILKDQVAEGLYGTAGELEKLVAFMPEGHRVRAQDVETVRGKPPGISVFDWSEAVARGDQGRALDIVAKNLETGEAPLRMLGAFLWQMRKIWKTHELMQEGYDAGQAARQAGIPPFRAREFIQQVQRWKQSHLRGAWELFAQADSALKGGRASRPKLILDDLVIQLCRATKAGQGNKVLGGRMKSHKA comes from the coding sequence GTGAAAGTTCATGAACTTCAAAGTCAGATCAACCGGCATGGGTTATCCCCTCTGTATTTGGTGATTGGGGAAGAACCCTATTTTCGCGATCAGGCCTTGAGCATGCTTCGTGCGGCAGGTCAGGAAAAGGATGCTTCAACGTCATCGGACCATTCAACGGCCCATGATTCCTCTCAGATGTTTCATGTCGATGTCGTCTATGGCGATGAAACCGATGCGTCCGAGATATTAGCCATTTCGGAAGAGGCCTCGTTTTTTTCATCGAGACGACTCCTCATCATAAAATGGGCAGATAAACTCTCTGCTCGAGATGGGGAAGCTCTCATGCCCTATTTTCAGGCTCCCAATGAAACGACGACGATGGTCATCACTGCAGGAAAATTAGACGGGCGGACGAAATGGGTGCAAGAGCTTAAAAAGCGGGGGACGGTGGTGGAATGCGCCCCCCTATTTGAAGGGCAAAGAGCAGGGTGGGTCACGCAGCGAGCGCGGGAGTTAGACTTGCAGTTGGAAGACAGTGCCCTCGAGATATTGAAGGATCAGGTTGCCGAAGGGTTGTATGGGACCGCCGGTGAATTAGAAAAATTGGTGGCATTTATGCCGGAAGGCCATCGAGTTCGGGCACAAGACGTGGAAACGGTCAGAGGAAAACCGCCGGGTATTTCGGTATTTGATTGGTCGGAAGCCGTTGCGCGAGGGGATCAGGGGCGGGCATTGGATATCGTGGCCAAAAATTTAGAAACCGGCGAAGCACCCTTACGTATGTTGGGTGCCTTTCTGTGGCAGATGCGGAAGATCTGGAAAACGCACGAGTTGATGCAGGAAGGATATGATGCGGGACAGGCCGCACGCCAAGCAGGTATTCCTCCGTTTCGTGCGCGGGAATTTATCCAGCAGGTGCAGCGGTGGAAGCAATCCCACCTCCGTGGAGCATGGGAATTATTCGCTCAAGCTGATTCGGCTCTTAAAGGAGGGCGGGCATCACGTCCGAAGCTCATCCTGGATGACCTGGTCATCCAACTCTGCCGGGCCACCAAAGCCGGTCAAGGCAACAAGGTCTTAGGTGGCCGCATGAAATCTCACAAGGCGTGA
- the leuS gene encoding leucine--tRNA ligase, translating to MAHTYDHRAVEAKWQAYWAQSGTFRVQEDSDKPKYYCLEMFPYPSGRIHMGHVRVYAIGDVVARYKTMRGYNVLHPMGWDAFGLPAENAAIEKGVHPNVWTQENVAYMKGQLQRMGLSYDWDREVNTSQPEYYRWNQWIFVKMVERGLAYRKRSAVNWCLSCETVLANEQVLEKEGKDGGVCWRCESVVIQKELEQWFFRITSYAQELLDGCERLGTWPARVLAMQRHWIGRSEGVELDFPLAETVAGLQAIRVFTTRPDTIHGATFMSLAPESPLVEQLIAGIPEAAGVREFVTRVSRVDKATRTAADRAKEGVFTGAYAINPFTKERIPIWVANFVLYEYGTGAIMAVPAHDQRDFEFAKTYDIPVRLVIQDPEGRLGTEALESAYEEQDAAGLLVNSGNFSGMSVSQAKQAIGEYVETQGWGKRTINFRLRDWGISRQRYWGTPIPMLYCDRCGIVPVPEGDLPVLLPDDVPFTGKGGSPLKESPSFSQTTCPTCGGPARRETDTMDTFVDSSWYFLRYCSPKDTTQAVNPQAAHHWMAVDQYVGGIEHAVLHLLYARFFTKVLRDLGLTTADEPFIHLLTQGMVTKETYWCEEHRWMLPTEIKKEGERRVCIHCGRSIVTGRTEKMSKSKKNIASPEDLCDRYGADTARMFSLFAAPPEKDLEWSDTGVEGCYRFLNRVWRLVQDLLPVVNGVASNQGSGESVLLPQLQRATHQTIKKVTEDFERGFQFNTAIAALMEFVNELYKFWKEFPGETLTAGERAGWQTTLETLVVLLAPFAPHVTEELWELLGKRPGMSRQAWPDFDPVLVASAEWTIPLQVNGKLRSKIVVPAGSTKEQIIAGAQADPKLVEWLQGKVARKIIYVEQKLVNFVI from the coding sequence ATGGCGCATACGTACGATCATCGGGCTGTTGAAGCAAAGTGGCAGGCATATTGGGCTCAATCCGGAACTTTCCGGGTTCAGGAGGATTCGGACAAGCCCAAATATTATTGTTTGGAGATGTTTCCCTATCCCTCGGGCCGGATACACATGGGCCATGTGCGCGTCTATGCCATCGGGGATGTCGTGGCCCGCTATAAGACGATGCGCGGGTATAACGTGTTGCATCCAATGGGATGGGATGCTTTCGGATTGCCCGCAGAGAATGCCGCAATTGAGAAAGGGGTGCACCCCAACGTCTGGACTCAAGAAAATGTGGCCTATATGAAAGGGCAACTCCAGCGGATGGGTCTGTCTTATGATTGGGATCGGGAGGTGAATACGTCTCAGCCTGAATATTATCGCTGGAATCAGTGGATCTTTGTGAAAATGGTTGAGCGTGGATTGGCGTATCGAAAACGCTCGGCAGTAAATTGGTGTCTTTCTTGTGAGACTGTCTTGGCCAATGAACAGGTCTTGGAGAAAGAAGGAAAAGACGGAGGGGTGTGCTGGCGATGCGAGTCGGTCGTTATTCAAAAAGAATTGGAGCAGTGGTTCTTTCGTATTACATCCTATGCACAGGAATTGTTGGACGGCTGTGAAAGGTTGGGGACCTGGCCGGCTCGTGTGCTGGCCATGCAGCGGCATTGGATCGGGCGGAGCGAGGGAGTGGAGCTGGATTTTCCCTTAGCGGAGACCGTAGCCGGGCTACAGGCGATCCGGGTGTTTACCACCAGACCGGATACCATTCATGGCGCGACCTTCATGAGCCTTGCTCCGGAATCGCCCCTGGTCGAACAATTGATAGCCGGAATACCTGAGGCCGCCGGTGTTCGAGAGTTTGTGACTCGCGTGTCTAGGGTGGACAAAGCGACGCGTACGGCCGCGGACAGGGCAAAAGAAGGCGTGTTTACCGGCGCCTACGCCATCAATCCGTTTACCAAGGAACGTATTCCGATTTGGGTGGCCAATTTTGTGTTGTATGAATATGGGACGGGGGCGATTATGGCCGTTCCCGCGCATGACCAGCGAGATTTTGAATTCGCGAAAACCTATGACATCCCCGTTCGGCTGGTGATTCAAGACCCGGAAGGCCGACTGGGCACTGAAGCCCTGGAATCGGCGTATGAAGAACAGGATGCCGCCGGACTCCTGGTGAACTCGGGGAATTTTTCCGGCATGTCCGTGTCGCAGGCCAAACAGGCCATCGGCGAATATGTGGAAACACAGGGATGGGGAAAGCGAACCATCAATTTCCGGTTACGAGATTGGGGCATCTCCAGGCAACGCTATTGGGGGACGCCCATTCCGATGTTGTATTGTGATCGCTGTGGCATTGTCCCGGTTCCCGAAGGCGACCTGCCGGTGCTGCTGCCTGACGATGTGCCGTTCACCGGAAAAGGTGGGTCTCCGCTTAAGGAATCTCCGTCGTTTTCACAAACCACGTGTCCTACATGTGGCGGTCCGGCACGCCGGGAAACCGATACCATGGATACCTTTGTGGATTCGTCCTGGTATTTCCTTCGTTATTGCTCGCCAAAAGACACTACACAAGCGGTGAATCCCCAAGCCGCACACCATTGGATGGCGGTAGACCAATATGTCGGCGGAATCGAGCATGCGGTGTTGCATCTCTTGTATGCGCGCTTTTTTACCAAAGTCTTACGGGACCTGGGTCTCACAACGGCTGATGAACCCTTCATCCATTTGCTCACCCAGGGCATGGTGACCAAAGAAACCTACTGGTGCGAAGAGCATCGATGGATGCTTCCCACCGAAATCAAAAAAGAGGGCGAGCGGCGGGTCTGTATTCACTGTGGGCGGAGTATTGTGACAGGCCGTACTGAGAAGATGTCCAAGTCTAAAAAGAATATCGCTTCCCCTGAGGACTTGTGCGATCGCTATGGGGCGGACACGGCCAGAATGTTTTCGTTGTTTGCCGCACCACCGGAAAAGGATTTGGAATGGAGCGATACCGGGGTGGAAGGGTGCTATCGGTTTCTCAACCGGGTCTGGCGGTTGGTGCAGGATCTTCTTCCGGTCGTGAATGGGGTGGCTTCCAATCAGGGGTCCGGCGAGTCGGTGCTTCTCCCTCAATTGCAGCGGGCGACGCATCAGACGATTAAAAAGGTCACAGAAGATTTTGAGCGGGGGTTTCAATTTAACACGGCCATTGCGGCTCTTATGGAATTTGTGAATGAGTTGTATAAGTTCTGGAAAGAATTTCCTGGGGAGACCTTAACTGCCGGCGAGCGAGCCGGGTGGCAAACCACGCTGGAAACGTTAGTGGTGTTGCTGGCACCCTTTGCTCCGCACGTGACTGAGGAGTTGTGGGAACTCTTAGGAAAGCGCCCGGGGATGAGCCGGCAGGCGTGGCCGGACTTTGATCCCGTTCTGGTGGCCAGCGCCGAATGGACGATTCCTCTACAAGTGAATGGCAAACTTCGGAGTAAGATCGTAGTTCCAGCCGGTTCGACAAAGGAGCAGATCATTGCCGGCGCTCAGGCGGATCCTAAATTGGTGGAATGGTTACAAGGCAAGGTCGCTCGCAAAATTATCTATGTGGAACAAAAGCTGGTGAATTTTGTCATCTAA
- the rpsT gene encoding 30S ribosomal protein S20: MANRHQSAIKAARQTLKRQERNRSIMRRVRTFIKKVHGAVKENKGDEAKASLREATSELHKAVTKGTLHRNTASRWVSRLASRVNAVSPK; the protein is encoded by the coding sequence ATGGCAAATCGGCATCAATCGGCAATCAAGGCAGCTCGTCAAACTCTGAAGCGACAAGAACGCAATCGGTCTATCATGCGACGCGTCAGAACCTTTATCAAGAAAGTTCATGGAGCGGTCAAAGAGAACAAGGGCGACGAGGCTAAGGCTTCTTTGCGTGAAGCGACCTCTGAGCTGCATAAAGCCGTAACCAAAGGCACGCTTCATCGGAACACCGCCTCTCGTTGGGTTTCCCGTCTCGCATCCCGGGTCAACGCAGTCTCACCCAAATAA